The Desulfobacterales bacterium genome includes a region encoding these proteins:
- a CDS encoding VWA domain-containing protein: MNPTRLKSLILIVVLIAATGGALAYSTGIAKTWLSDQFRPVPRGSQSVSALVSLGGHLVQHKVLQGSSGRVNLSLTLVAADGLYAETAVERNVDMVIVLDRSGSMKGRKLIDARQAVSQLLAMLTAKDRFALVTYSDRVQRVSALTPVSAAKKQQLASAIAGVTAGGGTNLGAGLQAGIDVLLAGQEIGNARKLVLISDGLANKGITDTARLGAMANIAVEKEFAVSTVGVGHDFNEHLMTAIADRGAGNYYYLENPMAFSEVFQKEFFYAQATLASNVSIWIPKADGLTVVDAAGYPITRKKDYAVFYPGNLRIGQTRKLFLTLQVPTATTTSFEIGSIKARYRFNGQSMETVLDQSFKIACVENKKDVQASIDKAAWTEKVIQEDYNRLKQEVAADVKAGKKENALKKIQRYYREQESINATVGSAEVRQNLDRDLTNLRQRVEDTFTGEPATVMRKQKASSKALQYEGYRGRR, encoded by the coding sequence ATGAATCCAACGCGTCTAAAATCTTTGATTTTAATTGTGGTCCTGATCGCTGCAACCGGAGGCGCTCTGGCCTATTCAACCGGAATTGCAAAAACATGGCTATCGGACCAGTTCAGGCCGGTACCACGCGGGTCTCAATCTGTTTCCGCTCTGGTGAGCCTTGGCGGCCATCTGGTGCAGCATAAGGTCCTGCAGGGATCTTCCGGCCGCGTCAACTTGTCCTTAACCCTGGTTGCTGCCGACGGCCTCTATGCGGAGACCGCCGTTGAGCGCAATGTCGATATGGTCATCGTCCTGGACCGCAGCGGTTCTATGAAAGGCCGCAAGCTCATTGATGCCCGACAGGCGGTGTCGCAGCTTTTAGCGATGCTGACTGCCAAAGACCGGTTTGCGTTGGTTACTTACTCGGACAGGGTTCAGCGGGTTTCAGCGTTGACACCCGTCAGCGCCGCTAAAAAACAGCAGCTGGCAAGCGCCATCGCCGGTGTGACCGCCGGTGGCGGCACCAATCTGGGCGCCGGTCTACAGGCCGGAATCGATGTTCTGCTGGCCGGCCAAGAAATAGGGAATGCCCGCAAGCTGGTGCTCATATCCGATGGCTTGGCCAATAAAGGCATCACCGATACTGCCCGCCTGGGCGCTATGGCCAACATCGCCGTTGAAAAAGAGTTTGCCGTCAGCACCGTGGGGGTGGGCCATGATTTCAATGAACACCTGATGACCGCCATTGCCGACCGTGGTGCCGGCAACTACTATTATCTGGAAAATCCGATGGCGTTTTCAGAAGTATTTCAAAAGGAGTTTTTCTACGCGCAGGCAACCCTGGCGTCAAATGTGTCCATCTGGATTCCCAAAGCTGACGGCCTGACGGTGGTTGATGCAGCCGGTTACCCGATTACCCGGAAAAAAGATTATGCCGTCTTTTATCCGGGAAATTTGCGCATCGGGCAAACCCGCAAACTGTTTCTGACCCTGCAGGTGCCCACCGCTACGACAACAAGTTTTGAAATCGGCAGCATTAAAGCCCGCTATCGTTTTAACGGGCAGTCAATGGAAACGGTACTGGACCAGTCTTTTAAAATTGCCTGTGTGGAGAATAAAAAAGATGTGCAGGCGTCGATTGATAAAGCTGCCTGGACGGAAAAGGTTATTCAGGAAGACTACAACCGTCTCAAACAGGAAGTGGCCGCAGATGTAAAAGCCGGTAAAAAAGAAAACGCCCTGAAGAAAATTCAGCGCTATTACCGGGAGCAGGAGTCGATCAATGCAACTGTGGGCTCGGCTGAAGTCCGTCAAAACCTGGATCGGGACCTCACAAATCTGCGCCAACGCGTGGAAGATACCTTTACCGGGGAGCCGGCAACGGTTATGCGAAAGCAAAAAGCCAGTTCAAAAGCCCTGCAGTATGAAGGCTACAGGGGCAGGCGTTAA
- a CDS encoding PspA/IM30 family protein has translation MGLLTRMIRLCKADLHGVMDQIESQELLLKQHLRDMQTSLMQKEAQLKHICRARDQARQDYEKAERKRIGLETDLEIALKNDKDDIGRMLIKKLKPLTAIQSDRHQYIDRLSQDIKQLREHIGQQRLQHETLQQKATEYFHRAEQQRWEESAPITPSGFGGHDVSAEEIELELLQRKEAIKGGATS, from the coding sequence ATGGGACTTTTAACACGCATGATCAGACTATGTAAGGCAGATCTGCATGGCGTCATGGATCAGATTGAAAGCCAGGAACTGCTGCTCAAACAACACCTCAGAGATATGCAAACATCGCTGATGCAAAAAGAGGCCCAACTTAAACACATATGCCGGGCCCGCGATCAGGCCCGCCAGGATTATGAAAAGGCCGAGCGAAAGCGCATTGGTCTGGAGACCGATCTGGAAATCGCTCTAAAAAATGATAAAGATGATATCGGCCGTATGCTGATTAAAAAACTCAAACCCTTAACCGCCATTCAATCCGATCGCCACCAGTATATCGACCGTCTCTCACAAGACATCAAACAGCTGCGGGAGCATATCGGTCAGCAGCGATTGCAGCATGAAACCCTGCAGCAAAAAGCCACAGAATATTTTCACCGCGCCGAACAACAGCGTTGGGAGGAATCGGCGCCGATAACACCATCCGGTTTTGGGGGGCACGATGTCAGCGCAGAAGAAATTGAACTTGAGCTTTTGCAAAGAAAAGAGGCCATCAAAGGAGGGGCAACATCATGA
- the cutA gene encoding divalent-cation tolerance protein CutA, with protein sequence MVVNFIYMTAGSKAEAEKIGNALVESHLAACVNVLDGMQSIYRWEGKIQQDSEVVLIAKTTEALVSQLIEKVKSLHSYDCPCIVSLPISDGYPPFLDWIQSEVKK encoded by the coding sequence ATGGTAGTGAACTTTATCTATATGACCGCCGGCAGCAAAGCCGAAGCTGAAAAAATCGGCAACGCGCTGGTGGAATCGCACCTGGCTGCGTGTGTCAATGTCCTGGATGGCATGCAGTCCATATATCGCTGGGAGGGCAAGATTCAGCAGGACTCAGAAGTGGTCCTAATTGCCAAAACCACAGAGGCATTAGTTTCACAACTCATCGAAAAAGTTAAATCCCTCCACAGCTACGATTGCCCCTGTATCGTCAGCCTCCCCATCTCGGACGGTTATCCGCCCTTTCTCGACTGGATCCAATCAGAAGTCAAAAAATAA